In Sphaeramia orbicularis chromosome 7, fSphaOr1.1, whole genome shotgun sequence, one genomic interval encodes:
- the LOC115422035 gene encoding uncharacterized protein LOC115422035 gives MDAVAFNTYTEFFTHTHSICHFLQSEAWQSRAENTMHRLTESSAGVAEQLQSTRQMAEDLIEAQSAALQAQQEILDNGEELRVTLRDSTQGLRSIFLELSSVSREQQVALSELFNRVSFLQSFLMVEAHSMSSCLYNAAALCASFLLTSTQRSSRARLMLLGLVCLNFYLERKIYQFVLSSDHPEHQHMELVSVYVSVLRQVMVFIGVCVLLRACVRYQDPVQEVLQQLRETQNSLQEALQHAGEFCLIHMDQYLTHVDRYLIQMDQCLIQMDQYLTQMDQCLTQMDRYLTHMDRYLIQMDQCLTQMDQCLTQMDQYLIHMDQYLIQIDQYPSHISD, from the exons TCACCCACACTCACTCCATCTGTCACTTCCTGCAGTCTGAGGCCTGGCAGAGCCGAGCAGAGAACACCATGCACAG gCTGACAGAGAGTTCAGCGGGTGTAGCAGAGCAGCTGCAGTCCACCAGGCAGATGGCAGAGGACCTGATAGAAGCCCAAAGTGCGGCCTTACAGGCACAACAGGAGATCCTGGACAACggagaggagctgagagtcacccTGAGAGACTCAACCCAGG GCCTTAGGTCTATTTTCTTGGAGCTCAGCAGTGTCTCCAGGGAGCAGCAGGTGGCGCTGTCTGAGCTCTTCAACAGAGTGTCCTTCCTGCAGAGCTTCCTGATGGTGGAGGCTCACAGTATGAGCTCCTGTCTGTACAACGCAGCTGCACTCTGCGCCTCCTTCCTCCTCACCTCCACACAGCGCTCCTCTAGAGCCAG gttGATGCTGTTGGGTCTGGTCTGCTTAAACTTCTACTTAGAGAGGAAGATCTACCAGTTTGTGTTGAGCTCTGATCATCCTGAACACCAACACATG gagCTGGtcagtgtgtatgtgagtgtgttgcGACAAGTCATGGTGTTTATAGGAGTGTGTGTTCTGCTACGAGCGTGTGTTCGGTACCAAGACCCGGTCCAGGAGGTTCTACAGCAGCTCAGAGAAACCCAGAACAGCCTGCAGGAGGCGCTGCAGCACGCAGGTGAGTTCTGCCTGATCCACATGGACCAGTACCTGACCCACGTGGACCGGTACCTGATTCAGATGGACCAGTGCCTGATTCAGATGGACCAGTACCTGACTCAGATGGACCAGTGCCTGACTCAGATGGACCGGTACCTGACCCACATGGACCGGTACCTGATTCAGATGGACCAGTGCCTGACTCAGATGGACCAGTGCCTGACTCAGATGGACCAGTACCTGATCCACATGGACCAGTACCTGATTCAGATAGACCAGTACCCATCTCACATCTCTGATTAG